The Nocardia sp. NBC_00508 nucleotide sequence GATGGCGGGCGCGGGCTCGCCGCGAACCCGGCCTTCGAGCCACAGCAGTGCCGCAGGGGCGCCCTCTACCGCCGCGGTCATGTGCTCGGGTGCGGACACGTGCAACGTCTGCAACGGCACCCCGGCCGCGCACCAGCGACGGTCGGTGTTGTCGATGGCGTCGATCGGAATCAGCGGGTCGCTCGGCGAGTGCCATTCGAACACCGGTACTTTCGGCGTCCCGCCGTAGAGTTCCAGGCTGTTCTCCTCCACTACCGCCCAGGCGGCGGGGCTGTCGAAGATCGAGGTTGTGGTGACGTACTCGCGGGCGCTGCCGCCCGTGCCGACGGCAAGGATGTCATTGGTGCAACTGTTGGCCATGGCGTCACGGACCTCGAGGCCGCGGGGGCTGAGATGCGAGCTGGTCGGCACTTGGTCCGGGTATTCCCGCTCCAGGCCGATCGCCGCCGCCATGGCCAGCCCGAAGGCCGGATGCGGGTCCAAGCCCAGCGCCCGCGCCATCGTCGCCAGATTCATCGGGGCGCCGCCGACGGCCGCGCCGGCGATCTCCAGCTCCGGCGCGTACGACGGCTGCAGCGCGGCCGCCCATCCGGTGGTCATGCCGCCACCGGAGTAACCGGCCATCACCACACGGCTGTGCCCCACTCCGAGCTGGGGCAGCCGTTGCACCGCCCGGATGCCGTCCAATGTGATCTGGCCACCCAAACGCGCGGCACCGAAAGCGAACCGCGGTCCGAGATGATCCGGCAGCGCGACACTCCAGCCCTGCGCCAACACCACGTTCAACATCGACCCCGTGGTCGTCAGATTCAGATCGCCGGAATACAGCATGTGCGATACCGCGCACTCGGCGCCGAGCGCATTGATGAAGTGCTGATACGACAGCAGCGGCCCGTCGGGCGGATGTCCGAAAGGGGTGATGACCGTGGTGGTGGCCGCGATCGGCGCACCGTGCGAGTCGGTGGAGCGGAACTCGACCAGCGTGACGGTGGCGCCGGGGAACATGGCCAGCGGCGGCTGTGCCCGCACATCGAGCACATCACCGGGTTGACGCGCCGCCAGATCCGCCGGGGCGTTATAGAACGGGTCGGGATCGGGCCGCGGATACACCGGCTCCGCGGGCACGGTAGTCGTCAGCAGCAGCGCGAGTGCCACACCACCGAGCACGCCGAGGGCCTGGACCAAACCGCTGCGCCTGCTACCGAAGAAAAGCAGAAACGAACGAGTCACGACCTTTACCTCCACGGTTAGTTCGCGGCATTCGTAGACCAGCCAGTTCGAATTCACGTGCGAGAACGTCGGCAACCCCATCGACACACCGAACCAGCGATTCACGCCCCCATCCGCCTCGAGTCGCCGGCATGGGAGGCAATCCCCACAGACGCGCCGGCCAAACCGATTTCACCCGAACGGATGAGGCGCCCCCTGATGCTCGACCGGTCGCCGGCGCGCGATCAGCGCAGATAATCACAGTGGCCGATCTGTGCAGTCTGGTTACGATCGAACGTCGGCAGTGGACAGGCTGGTCCACCAGCAGGTACCCGAGAGGTGCATCAATGACGAAGGCTTCCAATGTCCAGGTAAAGAGCCCTGAACGGCTCGAAAGGGGACATCCTTTTCGCCAATGGAAGACCTGGGAGATACCGGGAACCACGTTCACCCTTACTGGTTATTCACGTGCGAACGACAAGACCTTCTTCCATATCCCCGAGCTGCGGTGCAGCTTGGACGCGGGCCTGTGTGAAGGGCGTCAAGTCGACACAGTGCTGCTCACCCATACCCATCACGACCACGTGAAGGATCTGGACTTCCTGGCCTCGCGGCCGGGTACCGACATCTATCTGCCCGCTGAAGCTGTGCCCTATGCAGAGTCCTTTCTGCGGGCGTCGGCGGAGTTGAATCATGGCGCAGGGTATGACCCTCACCTCGCTGGCGGCTACCGGCTACATGGGGTAGGACAGGGCGACGAATTCACATTCGGCCGACGGCCGCATCATGTTCGTGTCGTGGAGTGCGAACACAAAGTGCCCTGCGTGGGATACGCCGTCTCCGAGATCGGCAAGGCACTGCTGCCCCAGTACGTGGAGTTGCGCCGCTCACTGGCTGAGGAAGGACGGGGCCGTGAGTTCGGACGAATCATGGCCGAGCGGCGACAGAAGGGGGACGAGGTCGAACACGAGGTGCTGCGGCCGCTGTTCGCCTTCCTCGGTGACACGCACGTAAGTGTGTTCGAAAGGAATCCCTGGCTATTTGCGTATCCGGTGGTCATCACCGAATGTACGTTCCTGCACGACAGCGAGCGGGAGCGGGCGGATCGGGTCGGGCACACCCTCTGGAGCCGTCTCAGGCCAGTGGTCGAGGCCCACCCCGAGAACCTGTTCGTCCTGACACATTTCAGTCTCCGCTACTCGGACCACGACGTCCTCGACTTTTTCGGACGAGAAGGGGGCGGACGCCTGGACAACGTGCTGCTGTGGGTCCACCCCGAAAGTATGCTCCCCGAACAACATCAGCACCGCAGCCCGGACAGCAAGGGGTCTGCCGGCTGAGCGTCTCACCGGTGAGTTCCGTCGCTCCGGGGTCTTACTGCGACCGACCGCAATGTCACAACGGCTTGCGCGCGGTTCGGGCCATCCAGTCGGCGTTGGGCTCGATCGCATAGGGCTTTGTCGACCACCGATCGATCCAGCTCGGCTCGAGAAAGCCCTCGGAGTCCGAGCATGAGCGTCGGTAGAACCAGCAGTGATCGGCGCTGGTCTCGACAGTACGGAGACAATAGGTGGTTGGTGTCGCGGTACCTCCCGCGGCAATGCGGTCAGGCTCGTCCGGGCACGTAGCGGCGGATTGTGCGGTTTCCCCATACCCTCCGCTCGACCAGGCTCATAACATCGAATCGGCATGGCGGGGCAGCCAGCCGGATGTCGAGCGAATGCCGGGTTTTCCAAGAGCGCTGACCCTGGCCACCGTGCCTCGGCGGAGAAGAATGAGCTGACGACTCACGACGCTAGCCCTCGACGATGGCGACGGCGTCGATCTCGACCAGCATCTCCGCGCGGGGGAGACCAGTGAAGACGGTGGTGCGGCACGGCAGCACATCGCCGGTGGTGTTGGCGCCGACGAACTCGCCGTATGCCTCGTTCATGGTGGCGAAGTCGTCGCGGCTGGTCAGGTAGACGCGCAACATCACCACATCGTCGAAGGTGGCGCCGCTGGCCTCGATGATCGCCTGCACGTTTCGCAGCGTCCGGATGGTCTGTGCCGCAACGTCACCCGGGTACAGATATTCGTTGGTCACCGGGTCCACCGGCCCCTGACCGGAGACCTGGACGAACGGGCCCTTGCGGACGCCCTGGGAGAAGGTGTGCGCGGGGGCGGGCGCGTCGGTGGTGCGAACGGCGATCTTCTCGCTCATGAATTCAGTCTTTCGTCGTGGTGGGCGGCCGACCGGGTGTCCAGCCGAGTTCGGTGGAAATGGCATCGGCCGCCGCGCGCACCTGCGGCAGCATGGCCAGCACCTGATCGTGGTCGAGCAACACGTCCGGTACCGACATCGAGAGGGCGGCGACCACCGTGCCGATGCCGTTGCGGACCGGAACGCCGACGCAGTTGACGAAGTTCTCGTGCTCCTCGTGGTCCTCCGCATACCCCTGTGCGGCAACGCGTTCCAGCTCGGCCAGATAACGCTCGGCCGTGCGAATGGTGCGCTCGGTGAACGGGCGGTAGTCGAGACGTTGTGCGACCGCCCGCCATTCGGCGCGCGGCAGCGATGAGACGAGCACCTTGCCGACCGCCGTGCAGTGCAGCGGTGCGGGGCGCCCGATCCTGGAGTACATGCGCATGCTCTCGATGGCGTCGAGCTTGTCGATGTAGATCGCCTCGCCCGATTCGTAGGTGGCGAGGTGAATCGTCTGGCCGGTCGTGGAATTCAGCGCACTCAGGTGCGGCCGCGCGACGGTGCGGATATCCCGCTGCTCCAGCGCCTGGTTGGCCAGCTCGAACGTGCGCGATCCGAGCACATAGCGGTGCGTGCTGTCATGGGTGACGAAGCGCTCCGATTCCATGGTCTGCAGCAGCCGCAGCACCGTCGACTTGTGCACCCCCAGCTGGACCGCCAGCTCGTCGAGGGACTTCGAATCCTCGCCGAGCGCAACCAGAATGGTCAGCGCACGCAGCAGACTTTGACTCATGACTTCGCCTCGCCCGCGCTCGGCTTCATCTCACTCATGAGGCCACATTCTCGGTCATGACGGCATCCGGGTAGCGGATGCGGGCCCAGTCCGAGCGATCGCGAGTGCTCAACGCCGCCAGCACATCCGGCGGCGGCAGCTTCGCGACATCACCCGTCCCGGTCAGCGCCGCGGCGGCGCAC carries:
- a CDS encoding lipase family protein, translated to MVQALGVLGGVALALLLTTTVPAEPVYPRPDPDPFYNAPADLAARQPGDVLDVRAQPPLAMFPGATVTLVEFRSTDSHGAPIAATTTVITPFGHPPDGPLLSYQHFINALGAECAVSHMLYSGDLNLTTTGSMLNVVLAQGWSVALPDHLGPRFAFGAARLGGQITLDGIRAVQRLPQLGVGHSRVVMAGYSGGGMTTGWAAALQPSYAPELEIAGAAVGGAPMNLATMARALGLDPHPAFGLAMAAAIGLEREYPDQVPTSSHLSPRGLEVRDAMANSCTNDILAVGTGGSAREYVTTTSIFDSPAAWAVVEENSLELYGGTPKVPVFEWHSPSDPLIPIDAIDNTDRRWCAAGVPLQTLHVSAPEHMTAAVEGAPAALLWLEGRVRGEPAPAIC
- a CDS encoding MBL fold metallo-hydrolase, producing MTKASNVQVKSPERLERGHPFRQWKTWEIPGTTFTLTGYSRANDKTFFHIPELRCSLDAGLCEGRQVDTVLLTHTHHDHVKDLDFLASRPGTDIYLPAEAVPYAESFLRASAELNHGAGYDPHLAGGYRLHGVGQGDEFTFGRRPHHVRVVECEHKVPCVGYAVSEIGKALLPQYVELRRSLAEEGRGREFGRIMAERRQKGDEVEHEVLRPLFAFLGDTHVSVFERNPWLFAYPVVITECTFLHDSERERADRVGHTLWSRLRPVVEAHPENLFVLTHFSLRYSDHDVLDFFGREGGGRLDNVLLWVHPESMLPEQHQHRSPDSKGSAG
- a CDS encoding RidA family protein; the protein is MSEKIAVRTTDAPAPAHTFSQGVRKGPFVQVSGQGPVDPVTNEYLYPGDVAAQTIRTLRNVQAIIEASGATFDDVVMLRVYLTSRDDFATMNEAYGEFVGANTTGDVLPCRTTVFTGLPRAEMLVEIDAVAIVEG
- a CDS encoding IclR family transcriptional regulator, with product MSQSLLRALTILVALGEDSKSLDELAVQLGVHKSTVLRLLQTMESERFVTHDSTHRYVLGSRTFELANQALEQRDIRTVARPHLSALNSTTGQTIHLATYESGEAIYIDKLDAIESMRMYSRIGRPAPLHCTAVGKVLVSSLPRAEWRAVAQRLDYRPFTERTIRTAERYLAELERVAAQGYAEDHEEHENFVNCVGVPVRNGIGTVVAALSMSVPDVLLDHDQVLAMLPQVRAAADAISTELGWTPGRPPTTTKD